From Canis lupus baileyi chromosome 16, mCanLup2.hap1, whole genome shotgun sequence, a single genomic window includes:
- the SLC25A25 gene encoding mitochondrial adenyl nucleotide antiporter SLC25A25 isoform X4 encodes MLCLCLYVPLIGETQSEFQYFESKGLPAELKSIFKLSVFIPSQEFSTYRQWKQKIVQAGDKDLDGQLDFEEFVHYLQDHEKKLRLVFKSLDKKNDGRIDAQEIMQSLRDLGVKISEQQAEKILKRIRTGHFWGPVTYMDKNGTMTIDWNEWRDYHLLHPVENIPEIILYWKHSTIFDVGENLTVPDEFTVEEKQTGMWWRHLVAGGGAGAVSRTCTAPLDRLKVLMQVHASRSNNMCIVGGFTQMIREGGAKSLWRGNGINVLKIAPESAIKFMAYEQIKRLVGSDQETLRIHERLVAGSLAGAIAQSSIYPMEVLKTRMALRKTGQYSGMLDCARKILAREGMAAFYKGYVPNMLGIIPYAGIDLAVYETLKNAWLQRYAVNSADPGVFVLLACGTMSSTCGQLASYPLALVRTRMQAQASIEGAPEVTMSSLFRQILRTEGAFGLYRGLAPNFMKVIPAVSISYVVYENLKITLGVQSR; translated from the exons atgctctgcctctgcctctatgtgCCGCTCATCGGGGAGACCCAGAGCGAGTTCCAGTACTTCGAGTCCAAGGGGCTTCCCGCCGAGCTGAAGTCCATCTTCAAACTCAGCGTCTTCATCCCCTCCCAGGAGTTCTCCACCTACCGCCAGTGGAAGCAG aaaATCGTGCAAGCTGGAGACAAAGACCTCGATGGGCAGCTCGACTTTGAAGAGTTTGTCCATTATCTACAAGATCACGAGAAGAAGCTGAGGCTGGTATTCAAGAGTTTGGACAAGAAGAATGATG GACGAATCGATGCTCAGGAGATCATGCAGTCCCTGCGGGACCTAGGAGTAAAGATATCCGAACAGCAGGCGGAAAAGATTCTCAAGAG AATACGAACGGGCCACTTCTGGGGCCCTGTCACCTA CATGGATAAGAATGGCACAATGACTATTGACTGGAATGAATGGAGAGACTACCACCTCCTCCATCCCGTGGAAAACATCCCCGAGATCATCCTGTACTGGAAGCATTCCACG ATCTTTGATGTGGGTGAGAATCTGACAGTCCCTGATGAATTCACAGTGGAGGAGAAGCAGACGGGGATGTGGTGGAGACACCTCGTGGctggaggcggggcgggggctgtATCCAGAACTTGCACGGCGCCCTTGGACAGGCTCAAGGTGCTCATGCAG GTCCATGCCTCCCGCAGCAACAACATGTGCATTGTGGGTGGGTTCACCCAGATGATTCGAGAAGGCGGGGCCAAATCTCTCTGGCGGGGAAATGGCATCAACGTCCTCAAAATTGCCCCTGAATCAGCCATCAAATTCATGGCCTACGAGCAG ATCAAGCGTCTTGTGGGGAGTGACCAGGAGACTCTGAGGATTCACGAGAGACTTGTGGCAGGGTCCCTGGCTGGGGCCATCGCTCAGAGTAGCATCTACCCAATGGAG GTTCTGAAGACCCGAATGGCCTTGCGCAAGACAGGCCAGTACTCGGGCATGCTGGACTGTGCCAGGAAGATCCTAGCCAGAGAGGGAATGGCCGCCTTCTACAAAGGCTACGTTCCAAACATGCTGGGGATCATCCCCTACGCTGGGATAGACCTAGCCGTCTAtgag ACGCTCAAGAACGCCTGGCTACAGCGCTATGCGGTAAACAGTGCAGACCCTGGCGTGTTTGTGCTCCTGGCCTGTGGCACTATGTCCAGCACCTGTGGCCAGCTGGCCAGCTACCCACTGGCCCTGGTCAGGACCCGGATGCAGGCCCAAG CCTCCATTGAGGGCGCTCCAGAGGTGACCATGAGCAGCCTCTTCAGACAGATCCTGCGAACCGAGGGGGCCTTTGGCCTGTACCGGGGGCTGGCCCCTAACTTCATGAAGGTGATCCCAGCTGTGAGCATCAGCTACGTGGTCTATGAGAACCTGAAGATCACCCTGGGTGTGCAGTCTCGGTGA
- the SLC25A25 gene encoding mitochondrial adenyl nucleotide antiporter SLC25A25 isoform X6: protein MLCLCLYVPLIGETQSEFQYFESKGLPAELKSIFKLSVFIPSQEFSTYRQWKQKIVQAGDKDLDGQLDFEEFVHYLQDHEKKLRLVFKSLDKKNDGRIDAQEIMQSLRDLGVKISEQQAEKILKSMDKNGTMTIDWNEWRDYHLLHPVENIPEIILYWKHSTIFDVGENLTVPDEFTVEEKQTGMWWRHLVAGGGAGAVSRTCTAPLDRLKVLMQVHASRSNNMCIVGGFTQMIREGGAKSLWRGNGINVLKIAPESAIKFMAYEQIKRLVGSDQETLRIHERLVAGSLAGAIAQSSIYPMEVLKTRMALRKTGQYSGMLDCARKILAREGMAAFYKGYVPNMLGIIPYAGIDLAVYETLKNAWLQRYAVNSADPGVFVLLACGTMSSTCGQLASYPLALVRTRMQAQASIEGAPEVTMSSLFRQILRTEGAFGLYRGLAPNFMKVIPAVSISYVVYENLKITLGVQSR from the exons atgctctgcctctgcctctatgtgCCGCTCATCGGGGAGACCCAGAGCGAGTTCCAGTACTTCGAGTCCAAGGGGCTTCCCGCCGAGCTGAAGTCCATCTTCAAACTCAGCGTCTTCATCCCCTCCCAGGAGTTCTCCACCTACCGCCAGTGGAAGCAG aaaATCGTGCAAGCTGGAGACAAAGACCTCGATGGGCAGCTCGACTTTGAAGAGTTTGTCCATTATCTACAAGATCACGAGAAGAAGCTGAGGCTGGTATTCAAGAGTTTGGACAAGAAGAATGATG GACGAATCGATGCTCAGGAGATCATGCAGTCCCTGCGGGACCTAGGAGTAAAGATATCCGAACAGCAGGCGGAAAAGATTCTCAAGAG CATGGATAAGAATGGCACAATGACTATTGACTGGAATGAATGGAGAGACTACCACCTCCTCCATCCCGTGGAAAACATCCCCGAGATCATCCTGTACTGGAAGCATTCCACG ATCTTTGATGTGGGTGAGAATCTGACAGTCCCTGATGAATTCACAGTGGAGGAGAAGCAGACGGGGATGTGGTGGAGACACCTCGTGGctggaggcggggcgggggctgtATCCAGAACTTGCACGGCGCCCTTGGACAGGCTCAAGGTGCTCATGCAG GTCCATGCCTCCCGCAGCAACAACATGTGCATTGTGGGTGGGTTCACCCAGATGATTCGAGAAGGCGGGGCCAAATCTCTCTGGCGGGGAAATGGCATCAACGTCCTCAAAATTGCCCCTGAATCAGCCATCAAATTCATGGCCTACGAGCAG ATCAAGCGTCTTGTGGGGAGTGACCAGGAGACTCTGAGGATTCACGAGAGACTTGTGGCAGGGTCCCTGGCTGGGGCCATCGCTCAGAGTAGCATCTACCCAATGGAG GTTCTGAAGACCCGAATGGCCTTGCGCAAGACAGGCCAGTACTCGGGCATGCTGGACTGTGCCAGGAAGATCCTAGCCAGAGAGGGAATGGCCGCCTTCTACAAAGGCTACGTTCCAAACATGCTGGGGATCATCCCCTACGCTGGGATAGACCTAGCCGTCTAtgag ACGCTCAAGAACGCCTGGCTACAGCGCTATGCGGTAAACAGTGCAGACCCTGGCGTGTTTGTGCTCCTGGCCTGTGGCACTATGTCCAGCACCTGTGGCCAGCTGGCCAGCTACCCACTGGCCCTGGTCAGGACCCGGATGCAGGCCCAAG CCTCCATTGAGGGCGCTCCAGAGGTGACCATGAGCAGCCTCTTCAGACAGATCCTGCGAACCGAGGGGGCCTTTGGCCTGTACCGGGGGCTGGCCCCTAACTTCATGAAGGTGATCCCAGCTGTGAGCATCAGCTACGTGGTCTATGAGAACCTGAAGATCACCCTGGGTGTGCAGTCTCGGTGA
- the SLC25A25 gene encoding mitochondrial adenyl nucleotide antiporter SLC25A25 isoform X5: MTEMCKFFPQLSRGCSRERVMSCHGNDWLSYDFQGRQAGITGKKIVQAGDKDLDGQLDFEEFVHYLQDHEKKLRLVFKSLDKKNDGRIDAQEIMQSLRDLGVKISEQQAEKILKRIRTGHFWGPVTYMDKNGTMTIDWNEWRDYHLLHPVENIPEIILYWKHSTIFDVGENLTVPDEFTVEEKQTGMWWRHLVAGGGAGAVSRTCTAPLDRLKVLMQVHASRSNNMCIVGGFTQMIREGGAKSLWRGNGINVLKIAPESAIKFMAYEQIKRLVGSDQETLRIHERLVAGSLAGAIAQSSIYPMEVLKTRMALRKTGQYSGMLDCARKILAREGMAAFYKGYVPNMLGIIPYAGIDLAVYETLKNAWLQRYAVNSADPGVFVLLACGTMSSTCGQLASYPLALVRTRMQAQASIEGAPEVTMSSLFRQILRTEGAFGLYRGLAPNFMKVIPAVSISYVVYENLKITLGVQSR; this comes from the exons ATGACGGAAATGTGCAAGTTCTTTCCCCAGTTGTCACGTGGCTGTAGCCGGGAAAGGGTTATGTCATGTCACGGGAATGACTGGCTTTCTTATGACTTCCAAGGAAGGCAGGCTGGAATTACGGGGAAG aaaATCGTGCAAGCTGGAGACAAAGACCTCGATGGGCAGCTCGACTTTGAAGAGTTTGTCCATTATCTACAAGATCACGAGAAGAAGCTGAGGCTGGTATTCAAGAGTTTGGACAAGAAGAATGATG GACGAATCGATGCTCAGGAGATCATGCAGTCCCTGCGGGACCTAGGAGTAAAGATATCCGAACAGCAGGCGGAAAAGATTCTCAAGAG AATACGAACGGGCCACTTCTGGGGCCCTGTCACCTA CATGGATAAGAATGGCACAATGACTATTGACTGGAATGAATGGAGAGACTACCACCTCCTCCATCCCGTGGAAAACATCCCCGAGATCATCCTGTACTGGAAGCATTCCACG ATCTTTGATGTGGGTGAGAATCTGACAGTCCCTGATGAATTCACAGTGGAGGAGAAGCAGACGGGGATGTGGTGGAGACACCTCGTGGctggaggcggggcgggggctgtATCCAGAACTTGCACGGCGCCCTTGGACAGGCTCAAGGTGCTCATGCAG GTCCATGCCTCCCGCAGCAACAACATGTGCATTGTGGGTGGGTTCACCCAGATGATTCGAGAAGGCGGGGCCAAATCTCTCTGGCGGGGAAATGGCATCAACGTCCTCAAAATTGCCCCTGAATCAGCCATCAAATTCATGGCCTACGAGCAG ATCAAGCGTCTTGTGGGGAGTGACCAGGAGACTCTGAGGATTCACGAGAGACTTGTGGCAGGGTCCCTGGCTGGGGCCATCGCTCAGAGTAGCATCTACCCAATGGAG GTTCTGAAGACCCGAATGGCCTTGCGCAAGACAGGCCAGTACTCGGGCATGCTGGACTGTGCCAGGAAGATCCTAGCCAGAGAGGGAATGGCCGCCTTCTACAAAGGCTACGTTCCAAACATGCTGGGGATCATCCCCTACGCTGGGATAGACCTAGCCGTCTAtgag ACGCTCAAGAACGCCTGGCTACAGCGCTATGCGGTAAACAGTGCAGACCCTGGCGTGTTTGTGCTCCTGGCCTGTGGCACTATGTCCAGCACCTGTGGCCAGCTGGCCAGCTACCCACTGGCCCTGGTCAGGACCCGGATGCAGGCCCAAG CCTCCATTGAGGGCGCTCCAGAGGTGACCATGAGCAGCCTCTTCAGACAGATCCTGCGAACCGAGGGGGCCTTTGGCCTGTACCGGGGGCTGGCCCCTAACTTCATGAAGGTGATCCCAGCTGTGAGCATCAGCTACGTGGTCTATGAGAACCTGAAGATCACCCTGGGTGTGCAGTCTCGGTGA
- the SLC25A25 gene encoding mitochondrial adenyl nucleotide antiporter SLC25A25 isoform X8, protein MTEMCKFFPQLSRGCSRERVMSCHGNDWLSYDFQGRQAGITGKKIVQAGDKDLDGQLDFEEFVHYLQDHEKKLRLVFKSLDKKNDGRIDAQEIMQSLRDLGVKISEQQAEKILKSMDKNGTMTIDWNEWRDYHLLHPVENIPEIILYWKHSTIFDVGENLTVPDEFTVEEKQTGMWWRHLVAGGGAGAVSRTCTAPLDRLKVLMQVHASRSNNMCIVGGFTQMIREGGAKSLWRGNGINVLKIAPESAIKFMAYEQIKRLVGSDQETLRIHERLVAGSLAGAIAQSSIYPMEVLKTRMALRKTGQYSGMLDCARKILAREGMAAFYKGYVPNMLGIIPYAGIDLAVYETLKNAWLQRYAVNSADPGVFVLLACGTMSSTCGQLASYPLALVRTRMQAQASIEGAPEVTMSSLFRQILRTEGAFGLYRGLAPNFMKVIPAVSISYVVYENLKITLGVQSR, encoded by the exons ATGACGGAAATGTGCAAGTTCTTTCCCCAGTTGTCACGTGGCTGTAGCCGGGAAAGGGTTATGTCATGTCACGGGAATGACTGGCTTTCTTATGACTTCCAAGGAAGGCAGGCTGGAATTACGGGGAAG aaaATCGTGCAAGCTGGAGACAAAGACCTCGATGGGCAGCTCGACTTTGAAGAGTTTGTCCATTATCTACAAGATCACGAGAAGAAGCTGAGGCTGGTATTCAAGAGTTTGGACAAGAAGAATGATG GACGAATCGATGCTCAGGAGATCATGCAGTCCCTGCGGGACCTAGGAGTAAAGATATCCGAACAGCAGGCGGAAAAGATTCTCAAGAG CATGGATAAGAATGGCACAATGACTATTGACTGGAATGAATGGAGAGACTACCACCTCCTCCATCCCGTGGAAAACATCCCCGAGATCATCCTGTACTGGAAGCATTCCACG ATCTTTGATGTGGGTGAGAATCTGACAGTCCCTGATGAATTCACAGTGGAGGAGAAGCAGACGGGGATGTGGTGGAGACACCTCGTGGctggaggcggggcgggggctgtATCCAGAACTTGCACGGCGCCCTTGGACAGGCTCAAGGTGCTCATGCAG GTCCATGCCTCCCGCAGCAACAACATGTGCATTGTGGGTGGGTTCACCCAGATGATTCGAGAAGGCGGGGCCAAATCTCTCTGGCGGGGAAATGGCATCAACGTCCTCAAAATTGCCCCTGAATCAGCCATCAAATTCATGGCCTACGAGCAG ATCAAGCGTCTTGTGGGGAGTGACCAGGAGACTCTGAGGATTCACGAGAGACTTGTGGCAGGGTCCCTGGCTGGGGCCATCGCTCAGAGTAGCATCTACCCAATGGAG GTTCTGAAGACCCGAATGGCCTTGCGCAAGACAGGCCAGTACTCGGGCATGCTGGACTGTGCCAGGAAGATCCTAGCCAGAGAGGGAATGGCCGCCTTCTACAAAGGCTACGTTCCAAACATGCTGGGGATCATCCCCTACGCTGGGATAGACCTAGCCGTCTAtgag ACGCTCAAGAACGCCTGGCTACAGCGCTATGCGGTAAACAGTGCAGACCCTGGCGTGTTTGTGCTCCTGGCCTGTGGCACTATGTCCAGCACCTGTGGCCAGCTGGCCAGCTACCCACTGGCCCTGGTCAGGACCCGGATGCAGGCCCAAG CCTCCATTGAGGGCGCTCCAGAGGTGACCATGAGCAGCCTCTTCAGACAGATCCTGCGAACCGAGGGGGCCTTTGGCCTGTACCGGGGGCTGGCCCCTAACTTCATGAAGGTGATCCCAGCTGTGAGCATCAGCTACGTGGTCTATGAGAACCTGAAGATCACCCTGGGTGTGCAGTCTCGGTGA
- the SLC25A25 gene encoding mitochondrial adenyl nucleotide antiporter SLC25A25 isoform X7, whose product MSSFLGKQDGKAEATEKRPTILLVVGPAEHFPKKIVQAGDKDLDGQLDFEEFVHYLQDHEKKLRLVFKSLDKKNDGRIDAQEIMQSLRDLGVKISEQQAEKILKRIRTGHFWGPVTYMDKNGTMTIDWNEWRDYHLLHPVENIPEIILYWKHSTIFDVGENLTVPDEFTVEEKQTGMWWRHLVAGGGAGAVSRTCTAPLDRLKVLMQVHASRSNNMCIVGGFTQMIREGGAKSLWRGNGINVLKIAPESAIKFMAYEQIKRLVGSDQETLRIHERLVAGSLAGAIAQSSIYPMEVLKTRMALRKTGQYSGMLDCARKILAREGMAAFYKGYVPNMLGIIPYAGIDLAVYETLKNAWLQRYAVNSADPGVFVLLACGTMSSTCGQLASYPLALVRTRMQAQASIEGAPEVTMSSLFRQILRTEGAFGLYRGLAPNFMKVIPAVSISYVVYENLKITLGVQSR is encoded by the exons aaaATCGTGCAAGCTGGAGACAAAGACCTCGATGGGCAGCTCGACTTTGAAGAGTTTGTCCATTATCTACAAGATCACGAGAAGAAGCTGAGGCTGGTATTCAAGAGTTTGGACAAGAAGAATGATG GACGAATCGATGCTCAGGAGATCATGCAGTCCCTGCGGGACCTAGGAGTAAAGATATCCGAACAGCAGGCGGAAAAGATTCTCAAGAG AATACGAACGGGCCACTTCTGGGGCCCTGTCACCTA CATGGATAAGAATGGCACAATGACTATTGACTGGAATGAATGGAGAGACTACCACCTCCTCCATCCCGTGGAAAACATCCCCGAGATCATCCTGTACTGGAAGCATTCCACG ATCTTTGATGTGGGTGAGAATCTGACAGTCCCTGATGAATTCACAGTGGAGGAGAAGCAGACGGGGATGTGGTGGAGACACCTCGTGGctggaggcggggcgggggctgtATCCAGAACTTGCACGGCGCCCTTGGACAGGCTCAAGGTGCTCATGCAG GTCCATGCCTCCCGCAGCAACAACATGTGCATTGTGGGTGGGTTCACCCAGATGATTCGAGAAGGCGGGGCCAAATCTCTCTGGCGGGGAAATGGCATCAACGTCCTCAAAATTGCCCCTGAATCAGCCATCAAATTCATGGCCTACGAGCAG ATCAAGCGTCTTGTGGGGAGTGACCAGGAGACTCTGAGGATTCACGAGAGACTTGTGGCAGGGTCCCTGGCTGGGGCCATCGCTCAGAGTAGCATCTACCCAATGGAG GTTCTGAAGACCCGAATGGCCTTGCGCAAGACAGGCCAGTACTCGGGCATGCTGGACTGTGCCAGGAAGATCCTAGCCAGAGAGGGAATGGCCGCCTTCTACAAAGGCTACGTTCCAAACATGCTGGGGATCATCCCCTACGCTGGGATAGACCTAGCCGTCTAtgag ACGCTCAAGAACGCCTGGCTACAGCGCTATGCGGTAAACAGTGCAGACCCTGGCGTGTTTGTGCTCCTGGCCTGTGGCACTATGTCCAGCACCTGTGGCCAGCTGGCCAGCTACCCACTGGCCCTGGTCAGGACCCGGATGCAGGCCCAAG CCTCCATTGAGGGCGCTCCAGAGGTGACCATGAGCAGCCTCTTCAGACAGATCCTGCGAACCGAGGGGGCCTTTGGCCTGTACCGGGGGCTGGCCCCTAACTTCATGAAGGTGATCCCAGCTGTGAGCATCAGCTACGTGGTCTATGAGAACCTGAAGATCACCCTGGGTGTGCAGTCTCGGTGA
- the SLC25A25 gene encoding mitochondrial adenyl nucleotide antiporter SLC25A25 isoform X10 has product MKIVQAGDKDLDGQLDFEEFVHYLQDHEKKLRLVFKSLDKKNDGRIDAQEIMQSLRDLGVKISEQQAEKILKRIRTGHFWGPVTYMDKNGTMTIDWNEWRDYHLLHPVENIPEIILYWKHSTIFDVGENLTVPDEFTVEEKQTGMWWRHLVAGGGAGAVSRTCTAPLDRLKVLMQVHASRSNNMCIVGGFTQMIREGGAKSLWRGNGINVLKIAPESAIKFMAYEQIKRLVGSDQETLRIHERLVAGSLAGAIAQSSIYPMEVLKTRMALRKTGQYSGMLDCARKILAREGMAAFYKGYVPNMLGIIPYAGIDLAVYETLKNAWLQRYAVNSADPGVFVLLACGTMSSTCGQLASYPLALVRTRMQAQASIEGAPEVTMSSLFRQILRTEGAFGLYRGLAPNFMKVIPAVSISYVVYENLKITLGVQSR; this is encoded by the exons aaaATCGTGCAAGCTGGAGACAAAGACCTCGATGGGCAGCTCGACTTTGAAGAGTTTGTCCATTATCTACAAGATCACGAGAAGAAGCTGAGGCTGGTATTCAAGAGTTTGGACAAGAAGAATGATG GACGAATCGATGCTCAGGAGATCATGCAGTCCCTGCGGGACCTAGGAGTAAAGATATCCGAACAGCAGGCGGAAAAGATTCTCAAGAG AATACGAACGGGCCACTTCTGGGGCCCTGTCACCTA CATGGATAAGAATGGCACAATGACTATTGACTGGAATGAATGGAGAGACTACCACCTCCTCCATCCCGTGGAAAACATCCCCGAGATCATCCTGTACTGGAAGCATTCCACG ATCTTTGATGTGGGTGAGAATCTGACAGTCCCTGATGAATTCACAGTGGAGGAGAAGCAGACGGGGATGTGGTGGAGACACCTCGTGGctggaggcggggcgggggctgtATCCAGAACTTGCACGGCGCCCTTGGACAGGCTCAAGGTGCTCATGCAG GTCCATGCCTCCCGCAGCAACAACATGTGCATTGTGGGTGGGTTCACCCAGATGATTCGAGAAGGCGGGGCCAAATCTCTCTGGCGGGGAAATGGCATCAACGTCCTCAAAATTGCCCCTGAATCAGCCATCAAATTCATGGCCTACGAGCAG ATCAAGCGTCTTGTGGGGAGTGACCAGGAGACTCTGAGGATTCACGAGAGACTTGTGGCAGGGTCCCTGGCTGGGGCCATCGCTCAGAGTAGCATCTACCCAATGGAG GTTCTGAAGACCCGAATGGCCTTGCGCAAGACAGGCCAGTACTCGGGCATGCTGGACTGTGCCAGGAAGATCCTAGCCAGAGAGGGAATGGCCGCCTTCTACAAAGGCTACGTTCCAAACATGCTGGGGATCATCCCCTACGCTGGGATAGACCTAGCCGTCTAtgag ACGCTCAAGAACGCCTGGCTACAGCGCTATGCGGTAAACAGTGCAGACCCTGGCGTGTTTGTGCTCCTGGCCTGTGGCACTATGTCCAGCACCTGTGGCCAGCTGGCCAGCTACCCACTGGCCCTGGTCAGGACCCGGATGCAGGCCCAAG CCTCCATTGAGGGCGCTCCAGAGGTGACCATGAGCAGCCTCTTCAGACAGATCCTGCGAACCGAGGGGGCCTTTGGCCTGTACCGGGGGCTGGCCCCTAACTTCATGAAGGTGATCCCAGCTGTGAGCATCAGCTACGTGGTCTATGAGAACCTGAAGATCACCCTGGGTGTGCAGTCTCGGTGA
- the SLC25A25 gene encoding mitochondrial adenyl nucleotide antiporter SLC25A25 isoform X11, whose product MQSLRDLGVKISEQQAEKILKRIRTGHFWGPVTYMDKNGTMTIDWNEWRDYHLLHPVENIPEIILYWKHSTIFDVGENLTVPDEFTVEEKQTGMWWRHLVAGGGAGAVSRTCTAPLDRLKVLMQVHASRSNNMCIVGGFTQMIREGGAKSLWRGNGINVLKIAPESAIKFMAYEQIKRLVGSDQETLRIHERLVAGSLAGAIAQSSIYPMEVLKTRMALRKTGQYSGMLDCARKILAREGMAAFYKGYVPNMLGIIPYAGIDLAVYETLKNAWLQRYAVNSADPGVFVLLACGTMSSTCGQLASYPLALVRTRMQAQASIEGAPEVTMSSLFRQILRTEGAFGLYRGLAPNFMKVIPAVSISYVVYENLKITLGVQSR is encoded by the exons ATGCAGTCCCTGCGGGACCTAGGAGTAAAGATATCCGAACAGCAGGCGGAAAAGATTCTCAAGAG AATACGAACGGGCCACTTCTGGGGCCCTGTCACCTA CATGGATAAGAATGGCACAATGACTATTGACTGGAATGAATGGAGAGACTACCACCTCCTCCATCCCGTGGAAAACATCCCCGAGATCATCCTGTACTGGAAGCATTCCACG ATCTTTGATGTGGGTGAGAATCTGACAGTCCCTGATGAATTCACAGTGGAGGAGAAGCAGACGGGGATGTGGTGGAGACACCTCGTGGctggaggcggggcgggggctgtATCCAGAACTTGCACGGCGCCCTTGGACAGGCTCAAGGTGCTCATGCAG GTCCATGCCTCCCGCAGCAACAACATGTGCATTGTGGGTGGGTTCACCCAGATGATTCGAGAAGGCGGGGCCAAATCTCTCTGGCGGGGAAATGGCATCAACGTCCTCAAAATTGCCCCTGAATCAGCCATCAAATTCATGGCCTACGAGCAG ATCAAGCGTCTTGTGGGGAGTGACCAGGAGACTCTGAGGATTCACGAGAGACTTGTGGCAGGGTCCCTGGCTGGGGCCATCGCTCAGAGTAGCATCTACCCAATGGAG GTTCTGAAGACCCGAATGGCCTTGCGCAAGACAGGCCAGTACTCGGGCATGCTGGACTGTGCCAGGAAGATCCTAGCCAGAGAGGGAATGGCCGCCTTCTACAAAGGCTACGTTCCAAACATGCTGGGGATCATCCCCTACGCTGGGATAGACCTAGCCGTCTAtgag ACGCTCAAGAACGCCTGGCTACAGCGCTATGCGGTAAACAGTGCAGACCCTGGCGTGTTTGTGCTCCTGGCCTGTGGCACTATGTCCAGCACCTGTGGCCAGCTGGCCAGCTACCCACTGGCCCTGGTCAGGACCCGGATGCAGGCCCAAG CCTCCATTGAGGGCGCTCCAGAGGTGACCATGAGCAGCCTCTTCAGACAGATCCTGCGAACCGAGGGGGCCTTTGGCCTGTACCGGGGGCTGGCCCCTAACTTCATGAAGGTGATCCCAGCTGTGAGCATCAGCTACGTGGTCTATGAGAACCTGAAGATCACCCTGGGTGTGCAGTCTCGGTGA